The DNA segment CGGGCAGGCGGCTGAACCGTGCGAACAGCGTTTCGCGATCGAGCGCCGGCTTCGGAATCGGCTGCAGCACGGCCACGGCGACACCGCCCTTGGTGACGATGACCGAAGCGCCCCGGGCCACCCGCTCGACCACCTCGCCACCTCGGTTCCTGAGGTCACGAAGGTTCACGCTGGACATGGGGGAATGGTATCGCGGCGTGATACCGATGCCGGCAAAGTCTACCCAGAGGGTGCACGCGGGCCACGGATCGATAGGTAGCCGATCCCGGGTCGGGGGGAAACCTCTCGGAATTCGGGAGGTGGAAGCCGGGAGGGGGCTGCGCTCAGCGCGAGACGGTCGTACCGTTTTTGATCTCGTCGTACATCGCGTCAGGAGCGAGATCGGCACCGTTCGGCCAGCAGACGACGCCGAACTCGTCGAGACCGACCTCGGCAAACCGCTCTGGGTCCTTCAGCGGCTCGAACACCGGTCCCCAGAGCTCCTGGCTGTAGTCCAGAACCCCCCGCGTGCCATCGGCGAACTCAACCTCGAGCCGGTAGCCCGGCAAGGCCTTTACCGAGACGACTCGCCACATCTCAGTCCTCCTCGTCACCCAGAGGGGAGGCGCAATCGGCAGCGCCGGCTCGTGCCACTCAGCCCGGAGCCAGTTTTCCCGCAGCTCCAGCCGATGCATCATCGCCCACTCCAGAACCATTGTGAAGACTCGGCGCGGAAGGCTCCCAGCAAGCAGATCCAGCGTCTCGATCGATATCGTCGCCGCGTGTCCGCCGTAGTAGGCGTGGAAGTGCGCCGGCGGGTGGTCATTGCGATAGATCCGGATCGAGATTCCGAAGAACTGACTGATGGTGGGCATCGCTCCCCTCGCAAGACCCGGCGGCTTCGAGTGAAGCCACCCTTACGAAGGAAGGACGTAATTTCTGCGCCAGAACTGGCGAAATGGATTGAAACCGATCGAGGATGGAATGAATGGAGCGGGAGACGGGATTCGAACCCGCGACCAACAGCTTGGAAGGCTGCCGCGCCACATTCCCAACTAATTGATTCCATTTGTCTTATGCCGTCATCAAGTAGAACCGCAACCATCCCGCACTCCATCCCAGGAGTT comes from the Thermoanaerobaculia bacterium genome and includes:
- a CDS encoding type II toxin-antitoxin system prevent-host-death family antitoxin, producing the protein MSSVNLRDLRNRGGEVVERVARGASVIVTKGGVAVAVLQPIPKPALDRETLFARFSRLPAVDPIELRRDLDKGLDPAL
- a CDS encoding DUF2442 domain-containing protein, whose protein sequence is MWRVVSVKALPGYRLEVEFADGTRGVLDYSQELWGPVFEPLKDPERFAEVGLDEFGVVCWPNGADLAPDAMYDEIKNGTTVSR